From the Cohaesibacter sp. ES.047 genome, the window TGGCCCGGACGGGCTGCTCGTCAATGTCGCGCGGGGGACGCTGGTTGTCGAGGATGATCTGATTGCCGCTCTTGAGGCGGGTGAGATCGCCGGGGCCTGTCTTGATGTCTTTGCCGAGGAGCCGAAGGTGCCTCAGGCCCTGATCGACAGCCCCAAAACAGTGCTCGCGCCTCATATTGGCAGTGCCACCTATGAGACACGCTTGCATATGGGGATGACGGTGATTGAGAATATCGAGGCCATGATGGCGGGTAAGCCGCTTTTGACACCGCTTGATTTCTAGGTTGGAGACGCTTGGAGGCCTTGCTCGAACATTTGGTTCGGGGAATGGCCTTTTTGCTACTTTTCCAGACTGTATTTGTTGCCTTTTCGCGCTTGATCTTGACAAATGGGCGGGCAGGGGAAACAACGCACCAGACTGGAACCGCGGATCGTCTGGGCCTGAAACAGGCTCGCTCGCAGGAATTTCAAGGAAAATCCCATGACAAAGAAGGCCCTCATTACCGGTATAACGGGTCAGGATGGCTCTTATCTGGCGGAATTTCTGCTTGAGAAAGGCTATGAGGTCCATGGCATCAAGCGTCGGGCGTCGAACTTCAACACCCAGCGCATTGATCACATCTATCAGGATCCGCACCATACCGACCCCAAGATGAAGCTGCATTATGGCGACCTCAGTGATACGTCCAACCTGACGCGCATCATTGGCGAAATCGAGCCGGACGAGGTCTATAACCTTGGGGCGCAGTCCCATGTGGCGGTGAGCTTTGAAGCGCCGGAATACACCGCCGACGTGGATGCGCTGGGCACCTTGCGCCTGCTTGAGGCGATCCGGTTTCTTGGTCTTGAGAAGAAGGCCCGCTTCTATCAGGCCTCGACCTCGGAGCTCTATGGTCTGGTGCAGGAGACACCGCAGCGCGAGACGACGCCGTTTCATCCGCGCTCGCCTTATGCGGTTGCCAAGCTCTATTCCTACTGGATCGCGGTCAATTACCGTGAGGCTTACGGCATGTATGCCTGCAATGGCATCCTCTTCAACCACGAAAGTCCGCGCCGGGGCGAGACGTTTGTCACGCGTAAGATCACCCGCGGTATGGCCAACATCGCCCAAGGGCTCGAATCCTGCCTCTTCATGGGGAATATTGATGCGCTGCGCGACTGGGGGCACGCCAAGGACTATGTCCGCATGCAGTGGATGATGCTGCAGCAGGAGGCGCCCGAGGATTACGTCATCGCAACGGGCAAGCAATATTCCGTGCGTCAGTTTATTCAGTGGACGGCCAAGGAGCTGGGCATCACAATCCGCTTTGAAGGCAAGGGGCTTGACGAGATCGGCATCGTTGATGCGATCACGGGCAATATGGCCCCGGCTCTGAAAGAGGGGGATGTGATCTTGAAGATCGATCCGCGTTATTTCCGGCCTGCCGAAGTGGAGACACTTCTGGGTGATCCGACCAAGGCCAAGGAGCAGCTTGGTTGGGTGCCGCAGATCACGGCCGAGGAAATGTGCGCCGAGATGGTGGCCGAGGACTTCAAGGCGGCCCGCCGGGTTGCCCTGCTCAAGGAACATGGGCTCGACCTGCCGGTCAGCCTCGAGAACTGATCGCACCATCCCGTCAGATTGGTCTGCCAAGCTGTGTGGGACGTGCCATCGCTTCAGAAGAATTCACGCATTTCTCTTGAGAAGAAATGCTTCAATTGCCGGGAGGCATCATGCGATATTATGTGGCCGGACACCGGGGCATGGTTGGCGGGGCGATCCTGCGCCAGCTTGAGGCGCGGGGCGAAGAGGTCATCACGCGCACCCACGCCGAGCTTGATCTCACCGACCAGCAGGCGGTGATGCAGTTCTTTGCTGACGAGACCCCGGATGCGGTCATTCTGGCGGCGGCCAAGGTGGGCGGGATTCTTGCCAACAACAGCTATCCGGCGGATTTCATCTACAAGAACCTGATGATCGAAGCCAATGTCATCCATCAGGCCTATGAGGCGGGGGTGCAGTCGCTGCTGTTCCTTGGCTCATCCTGCATCTATCCGCGCGCGGTGGCCCAGCCGATGCGCGAAGATGCGCTGCTGACGGGCATTCTCGAGCCGACCAACGAGCCCTATGCCATTGCGAAGATCGCAGGCATCAAGCTGTGCGAGAGCTATAACCGGCAATTTGGCACCGACTATCGCTCGGTGATGCCCACCAATCTCTATGGTCCGGGCGATAATTTCCACCCCAAAAACAGCCATGTCCTGCCAGCGCTCCTCAGGCGC encodes:
- the gmd gene encoding GDP-mannose 4,6-dehydratase, translated to MTKKALITGITGQDGSYLAEFLLEKGYEVHGIKRRASNFNTQRIDHIYQDPHHTDPKMKLHYGDLSDTSNLTRIIGEIEPDEVYNLGAQSHVAVSFEAPEYTADVDALGTLRLLEAIRFLGLEKKARFYQASTSELYGLVQETPQRETTPFHPRSPYAVAKLYSYWIAVNYREAYGMYACNGILFNHESPRRGETFVTRKITRGMANIAQGLESCLFMGNIDALRDWGHAKDYVRMQWMMLQQEAPEDYVIATGKQYSVRQFIQWTAKELGITIRFEGKGLDEIGIVDAITGNMAPALKEGDVILKIDPRYFRPAEVETLLGDPTKAKEQLGWVPQITAEEMCAEMVAEDFKAARRVALLKEHGLDLPVSLEN
- a CDS encoding GDP-L-fucose synthase; its protein translation is MRYYVAGHRGMVGGAILRQLEARGEEVITRTHAELDLTDQQAVMQFFADETPDAVILAAAKVGGILANNSYPADFIYKNLMIEANVIHQAYEAGVQSLLFLGSSCIYPRAVAQPMREDALLTGILEPTNEPYAIAKIAGIKLCESYNRQFGTDYRSVMPTNLYGPGDNFHPKNSHVLPALLRRFHEAARDGLEEVVIWGTGTPKREFLHVDDMAAASLFVMDLDKETYEANTEPMLSHINVGSGTDVSICELAAMIATVTGFEGRIGFDSSKPDGTARKLMDVSRLKNMGWQASIDLQDGVRTTYDWFLNNNDSLREK